One genomic region from Sphingomicrobium aestuariivivum encodes:
- a CDS encoding peptidylprolyl isomerase, translating to MKLFSKLLCGIAGTAALVTAPAVATAAMQDGQSARVLRLPENITLFGDTLPSVVKATAIVNGEIITQTDIDQRVALTLIGSPAPSAEEYRLLQQQVLRNLIDETLQIQAATVEEIEIPQSDIDRAIARVSQNAQMTPEELTTFLDDNGSSQRSMVRQIKAELAWQRLQQIKIADYVNVGEEEIEAIIAKMENSRGQTEYRVGEIFLSSTPATDEQVRQTAMQILDALRQGGSFVAYARQFSQASTAAVGGDLGWVRPEQLPEQLSVALPTLKPGSVTVPIKIPGGYSILALQDQRQILTADPRNAVLSLMQVTVPIPAGTTTAQANALVDRFAAAAADLQGCGSAEALAAQFGGSVLSADGTVVRDLPPALQPMLMEMNIGQATRPFGDLTEAVRALVLCGRDEQQVNMPSRDQIEQQKRDERVALRAQRYLRDLRRDAIIDYR from the coding sequence ATGAAACTGTTCTCGAAACTGCTTTGCGGCATCGCCGGCACCGCTGCGCTCGTCACGGCACCCGCGGTCGCCACCGCAGCGATGCAGGACGGCCAGAGCGCCCGCGTCCTGCGCCTCCCCGAGAACATCACCCTGTTCGGCGACACGCTGCCTTCGGTCGTCAAGGCGACCGCGATCGTCAACGGCGAGATCATCACCCAGACCGATATCGACCAGCGCGTCGCGCTGACCCTGATCGGCTCGCCCGCCCCCTCGGCGGAGGAATATCGCCTGCTCCAGCAGCAGGTGCTGCGCAACCTCATCGACGAGACGCTGCAGATCCAGGCCGCCACGGTCGAGGAAATCGAGATCCCGCAGTCGGATATCGACCGTGCTATCGCCCGCGTCTCCCAGAACGCGCAGATGACCCCCGAGGAGCTCACCACCTTCCTCGACGACAATGGCAGCTCGCAGCGCTCGATGGTCCGCCAGATCAAGGCCGAGCTGGCATGGCAGCGTCTCCAGCAGATCAAGATCGCCGACTATGTGAACGTCGGCGAGGAAGAGATCGAGGCGATCATCGCCAAGATGGAAAATTCGCGCGGCCAGACCGAATATCGCGTCGGCGAGATCTTCCTCTCCTCGACGCCCGCCACCGACGAGCAGGTGCGCCAGACGGCGATGCAGATCCTCGACGCGCTGCGCCAGGGTGGCTCCTTCGTTGCTTATGCCCGCCAGTTTTCGCAGGCCTCGACCGCCGCTGTCGGCGGCGACCTCGGCTGGGTCCGTCCCGAACAGCTGCCCGAGCAGCTCTCGGTCGCGCTGCCAACGCTCAAGCCCGGCTCGGTCACCGTGCCGATCAAGATCCCCGGCGGCTATTCGATCCTCGCGCTGCAGGACCAGCGCCAGATCCTCACCGCCGACCCGCGCAACGCCGTCCTCAGCCTGATGCAGGTCACGGTGCCGATCCCCGCGGGCACGACCACCGCGCAGGCCAATGCGCTGGTCGACCGCTTCGCCGCGGCAGCCGCCGACCTCCAGGGTTGCGGCAGCGCCGAGGCACTCGCGGCCCAGTTCGGCGGTAGCGTGCTGAGCGCCGACGGCACCGTCGTGCGCGACCTGCCGCCCGCGCTCCAGCCCATGCTGATGGAAATGAACATCGGCCAGGCGACCCGCCCCTTCGGCGACCTTACCGAGGCCGTGCGCGCGCTGGTCCTGTGCGGCCGCGACGAGCAGCAGGTGAACATGCCGAGCCGCGACCAGATCGAGCAACAGAAGCGTGACGAGCGCGTCGCGCTTCGCGCCCAGCGCTACCTGCGCGACCTGCGCCGCGACGCCATCATCGATTATCGCTGA
- a CDS encoding LPS-assembly protein LptD — MSGWFGRFGLMTGAALGVVLPAMPLAAQTVEEPSDPVIPSIEDFEQFVFSADEIAYDPEARTVTAEGQVRLNSNGYYLAADRVRWDRASGEVAATGNVVLLSPTGDRLITESVTLDEELRTGAIDNFLLALDTGGRVAGETGRSEDGNVVVDNAVYSPCAAPCDSDIPWRITAARVSRDADTGRLTFRGARLHIFGVDVPLLPVFSVGDPGPLGGVTGALVPDISISGINGLELSLPYYWRFDRHQDLTVTPHLYTGNLPGLSARWRQLTDEGAYQLGGFVTYGEIDNPDVDAEEETLGENFRGYFEGNGRYQFDPYWRATGSLRWATDKTVTRRFDLTRDDRLRNVIEVERLDTDSYLSIAGWAFQGLRVDDVQSEIPIALPAIDARWRLEDPLAGGRVELRGNSLAILRRDGQDTQRAFALARWDRRFLTGLGQELTLTGYARGDIYHTDESEETLVPFYRGEDGWHFRGIGALAADMRWPLIGEAFGGTQRLVPRVQLVLTPPTTNLDIPNEDARAIDLEDSNLFALNRFPGYDRWEDGSRVTYGMEYLLDRPNFQIRSNIGQSYRLTDEPDIFPDGTGLTDQWSDFVGRTRLRFGRLVDLTTRYRLDKDNLAPRRLETDLTVGSIETYATIGYLRLDRDIDPLIEDLRDKEELRLAGRLHFADHYSIFGSTVLDLTDEREDPLSLSDGFEPARHRIGLTYEDDYIELGLSWKRDYERIGAFRKGSTFSIIFNLKGLGR, encoded by the coding sequence ATGAGCGGATGGTTTGGACGTTTCGGCCTGATGACGGGGGCGGCGCTTGGCGTGGTGCTTCCCGCAATGCCGCTTGCCGCCCAGACGGTGGAGGAGCCCTCCGACCCCGTCATCCCCTCGATCGAGGACTTCGAGCAGTTCGTGTTCTCGGCCGACGAGATCGCCTACGACCCCGAGGCGCGCACCGTGACCGCCGAGGGGCAGGTCCGCCTCAACTCCAACGGCTATTATCTTGCCGCCGACCGCGTCCGCTGGGACCGCGCCAGCGGCGAAGTGGCCGCCACCGGCAATGTCGTCCTCCTCTCGCCCACCGGCGACCGGCTGATCACCGAAAGCGTCACCCTCGACGAGGAACTGCGCACCGGCGCGATCGACAATTTCCTGCTCGCGCTCGACACCGGCGGGCGCGTGGCGGGCGAGACGGGCCGCAGCGAGGACGGCAATGTCGTCGTCGACAATGCCGTCTATTCGCCCTGCGCCGCGCCCTGCGACAGCGACATTCCGTGGCGCATCACCGCCGCGCGCGTCAGCCGCGATGCCGACACGGGCCGCCTTACCTTCCGCGGCGCACGCCTCCACATCTTCGGCGTGGACGTGCCGCTCCTGCCCGTCTTCAGCGTCGGCGACCCCGGCCCCTTGGGCGGCGTAACCGGCGCGCTCGTTCCCGATATCAGCATCTCGGGCATCAACGGGCTTGAACTATCGCTGCCCTATTACTGGCGCTTCGACCGCCACCAGGACCTCACGGTCACCCCGCATCTCTATACCGGCAACCTGCCCGGCCTGTCGGCGCGCTGGCGCCAGCTGACCGACGAGGGTGCCTACCAACTGGGCGGATTCGTCACCTATGGCGAGATCGACAATCCCGACGTCGATGCCGAGGAAGAGACGCTGGGCGAGAATTTCCGCGGCTATTTCGAGGGTAATGGTCGCTACCAGTTCGACCCTTATTGGCGCGCCACCGGCAGCCTGCGCTGGGCCACCGACAAGACGGTCACCCGCCGCTTCGACCTCACCCGCGACGATCGCCTGCGCAATGTCATCGAGGTCGAACGGCTCGACACCGACAGCTATCTCTCCATCGCCGGCTGGGCCTTCCAGGGCCTGCGCGTCGATGATGTCCAGAGCGAGATCCCCATCGCGTTGCCCGCCATCGACGCGCGCTGGCGTCTCGAGGACCCGCTCGCCGGTGGCCGCGTCGAACTCAGGGGCAACAGCCTCGCCATCCTGCGCCGCGACGGACAGGACACGCAGCGCGCCTTCGCGCTCGCCCGCTGGGACCGCCGCTTTCTCACCGGCCTCGGGCAGGAACTCACCCTGACCGGCTATGCCCGCGGCGACATCTATCACACCGACGAGAGCGAGGAGACGCTCGTTCCCTTCTATCGCGGCGAGGACGGCTGGCATTTCCGCGGTATCGGCGCGCTCGCCGCCGACATGCGCTGGCCCCTCATCGGCGAGGCTTTTGGCGGCACCCAGCGCCTCGTGCCCCGCGTCCAGCTCGTGCTCACCCCGCCGACCACCAACCTCGACATTCCCAACGAGGATGCGCGCGCCATCGATCTTGAGGATTCGAACCTCTTCGCGCTCAACCGCTTCCCCGGCTACGACCGTTGGGAGGACGGCAGCCGTGTGACCTACGGCATGGAATATCTCCTCGACCGGCCCAATTTCCAGATCCGCTCGAACATCGGCCAGAGCTACCGCCTCACCGACGAGCCCGACATCTTCCCCGACGGCACCGGTCTCACCGACCAGTGGAGCGATTTCGTCGGGCGTACGCGCCTGCGCTTCGGGCGTCTCGTCGACCTCACCACGCGCTATCGTCTCGACAAGGACAATCTTGCGCCGCGTCGCCTCGAGACCGACCTGACCGTGGGCTCGATCGAGACCTATGCGACGATCGGCTATCTGCGCCTCGACCGCGACATCGACCCGCTGATCGAGGATCTGCGCGACAAGGAAGAGCTGCGCCTCGCCGGCCGCCTCCATTTCGCCGACCATTATTCTATCTTCGGCTCGACCGTCCTCGACCTCACCGACGAGCGCGAGGATCCCTTGTCGCTGTCCGACGGCTTCGAGCCCGCGCGCCACCGCATCGGCCTCACCTACGAGGACGACTATATTGAGCTTGGGCTTTCGTGGAAGCGCGACTATGAGCGCATCGGGGCATTTCGGAAGGGCTCGACCTTTTCGATCATCTTCAACCTGAAGGGACTGGGCCGCTAA
- the pdxA gene encoding 4-hydroxythreonine-4-phosphate dehydrogenase PdxA, with product MGAVAAPAIGVTLGDPAGIGPEIVARCWQQRGEFGLPPFVAIGDPASIAAVWDGPVRPVERLGDVPATFDEALPIVAIPAEQADTPGQPSPAGARCALQSLEMGVGLARTGSTAAVVTGPVSKAQLYGIGFTHPGQTEFVAERCGVSKANVAMMLAGPSLRCVPVTTHIPLAEAAAALSTDLVAARARATLRGLIRNFGIERPRLAISGLNPHAGENGALGSEEIEVIIPAIERLREEGWDVIGPLPADTMFHERARANYDAALCMYHDQALIPLKALHFDEGVNMTLGLPIVRTSPDHGTAFDIAGKGIAEPSAMAHAIRTAHLAARSRDAQGDPAVQDITAPA from the coding sequence ATCGGCGCCGTGGCCGCCCCTGCCATCGGCGTCACGCTCGGTGATCCGGCGGGCATCGGTCCCGAAATCGTCGCGCGCTGCTGGCAGCAACGCGGCGAGTTCGGCCTGCCCCCCTTCGTCGCCATCGGCGATCCGGCGTCCATCGCCGCCGTCTGGGACGGCCCCGTCCGCCCTGTCGAGCGGCTCGGCGACGTCCCCGCGACCTTTGACGAGGCTCTGCCGATCGTCGCCATCCCCGCCGAACAGGCCGACACACCGGGCCAGCCCAGCCCCGCGGGCGCGCGCTGCGCCCTCCAGTCGCTCGAGATGGGCGTGGGCCTTGCCCGCACCGGCTCGACCGCCGCGGTTGTCACCGGCCCCGTCTCCAAGGCGCAGCTTTACGGCATCGGCTTCACCCATCCCGGCCAGACCGAATTCGTCGCCGAGCGCTGCGGCGTGTCCAAGGCCAATGTCGCGATGATGCTGGCGGGCCCGAGCCTGCGCTGCGTGCCCGTCACCACCCACATCCCGCTGGCCGAGGCTGCCGCCGCGCTGTCGACCGACCTCGTCGCCGCCCGCGCCCGCGCCACCCTGCGTGGCCTTATCCGCAATTTCGGGATCGAGCGCCCGCGCCTAGCCATCTCTGGCCTCAACCCGCATGCGGGAGAAAATGGCGCGCTGGGCAGCGAAGAGATCGAGGTCATCATCCCCGCCATCGAGCGGCTGCGCGAGGAAGGCTGGGACGTCATCGGCCCGCTTCCTGCCGACACCATGTTCCACGAGCGCGCCCGCGCGAACTATGACGCCGCGCTCTGCATGTACCACGACCAGGCGCTTATCCCGCTGAAGGCGCTCCACTTCGACGAAGGCGTGAACATGACGCTCGGCCTGCCCATCGTTCGCACCTCGCCCGATCATGGCACCGCCTTCGATATCGCGGGCAAGGGGATCGCCGAGCCGAGCGCGATGGCGCATGCCATCCGCACCGCCCACCTCGCCGCGCGCAGCCGCGACGCGCAGGGCGACCCCGCCGTCCAGGACATCACTGCCCCCGCATGA
- a CDS encoding helix-turn-helix transcriptional regulator, protein MQKLSSARFTRPKHVDIELVAVAYRNRKFPVHVHEQYVIGAIETGAEILRLEGKQHVVGEGHLITLNPGQAHSNCSIGDEMLEYRVFYTPSELVEAYTGRPDLCFMTPSRRDLSASQRLLSLHRWFEQDIGDRLEQESATAEIIEIAFEDAGRSNGHVQPPQNVGKAKCYIDRHYRESFGLDAVAEVAGVTKSHLVRRFKNAYGLSPFAYRTQRRIHEAKRLVLEGTPLAEIAAELGFSDQSHLTRQFQSTVGISPARYREQ, encoded by the coding sequence ATGCAAAAGCTATCGTCAGCTCGCTTCACCCGCCCCAAGCATGTCGACATCGAACTGGTGGCCGTCGCGTACCGCAACCGCAAATTTCCCGTTCACGTACACGAGCAGTATGTCATCGGGGCGATAGAGACGGGTGCGGAGATCCTTCGACTTGAAGGAAAGCAACATGTGGTCGGCGAAGGGCACCTCATCACTCTCAACCCTGGCCAGGCTCATTCGAACTGCTCGATTGGCGACGAAATGCTCGAGTACCGGGTTTTCTATACACCTTCCGAATTGGTCGAAGCATATACCGGAAGGCCCGACCTTTGCTTCATGACGCCGTCGCGCCGGGATTTATCGGCCTCTCAAAGGCTGTTGAGCCTGCACCGGTGGTTCGAGCAAGACATCGGCGATCGGCTCGAACAGGAATCTGCGACCGCCGAGATTATCGAGATCGCTTTCGAGGATGCTGGTCGGTCGAACGGACATGTCCAGCCTCCGCAAAACGTCGGGAAGGCGAAATGTTACATCGATCGACACTACCGAGAAAGTTTTGGCCTCGATGCGGTTGCCGAAGTCGCGGGGGTAACCAAATCTCACTTGGTGAGGCGCTTCAAGAATGCCTATGGATTGAGCCCCTTCGCCTATCGAACCCAGCGCAGGATTCACGAGGCAAAGCGATTGGTGCTGGAAGGCACGCCGCTGGCAGAAATCGCCGCGGAGCTTGGTTTTTCGGATCAAAGCCACCTGACGCGCCAATTCCAATCGACCGTCGGGATCTCACCTGCCCGCTATCGGGAGCAATAA
- the rsmA gene encoding 16S rRNA (adenine(1518)-N(6)/adenine(1519)-N(6))-dimethyltransferase RsmA yields MSEIEPLREVIARHGLRADKALGQNFILDRQLLARIAALLPGKMEGASVFEVGPGPGGLTRALLDTGANVVAVERDRRTYPLLSELSEEYGGKLRVIEGDALKVDPSEEIDGPYHIAANLPYNIGTQLLTNWLESEAWPPRWQSLTLMFQLEVAQRIVAKPGSSAYGRLSVLGQWRSTPQIAMKLSRSAFVPPPKVASAVVHIVPAEQPEGVEPKQLSKLTAAAFGQRRKMLRQSLKGMPGALEALEKVGIDPTRRAETVSVDEFVELARAL; encoded by the coding sequence ATGAGCGAGATCGAACCCCTACGCGAGGTCATCGCCCGCCACGGCCTGCGCGCCGACAAGGCACTGGGCCAAAACTTCATCCTCGACCGCCAGCTTCTCGCCCGCATCGCCGCGCTGCTGCCCGGCAAGATGGAGGGCGCCAGCGTATTCGAGGTCGGCCCCGGCCCCGGCGGCCTCACCCGCGCGCTGCTCGACACCGGCGCCAATGTCGTCGCGGTCGAACGCGACCGGCGCACCTATCCGCTGCTGTCCGAACTGTCGGAAGAATATGGCGGGAAATTGCGCGTCATCGAGGGCGATGCGCTCAAGGTCGACCCGTCCGAAGAGATCGACGGCCCCTATCACATCGCCGCCAACCTGCCCTACAATATCGGGACCCAGCTGCTGACGAACTGGCTCGAGAGCGAGGCATGGCCCCCACGCTGGCAGAGCCTGACGCTGATGTTCCAGCTCGAGGTCGCCCAGCGCATCGTCGCCAAGCCCGGCAGCAGCGCCTATGGCCGCCTTTCGGTGCTCGGCCAGTGGCGTTCAACACCGCAGATCGCGATGAAGCTGTCGCGCTCGGCCTTCGTGCCCCCGCCCAAGGTCGCTTCGGCCGTGGTGCATATCGTGCCCGCCGAGCAGCCCGAGGGCGTCGAGCCGAAACAGCTCAGCAAGCTCACCGCCGCCGCCTTCGGCCAGCGCCGCAAGATGCTGCGCCAGTCGCTGAAAGGCATGCCGGGGGCGCTGGAGGCGCTCGAAAAGGTCGGCATCGACCCGACGCGGCGCGCCGAGACGGTCAGCGTCGACGAATTCGTCGAGCTCGCACGCGCGCTTTAG
- a CDS encoding leucyl aminopeptidase — MQIQFATARPDADHVLVLPATASDDAALKDLPGVVKALEKQRFEGKRGKSATAWIGDDGQRLLVVGVGEGEGLDLETLGATIPAQLATSGETHAVLDLSSMDIHADAAARAALGAVNRAWNFDHRTKKKDEEKVTLETLTIVGAPHEAKELWEERYQPLSKGIALTRELVTEPANIIYPESFVERVKSHAEGTGLVVEALDEKEMEKLGMGALLGVAQGSVRKPRLLVMKWMGGEGDDVPLLLVGKGVTFDTGGISIKPAAGMESMKWDMGGAGAVSGAMLALAAREAKANVVGICGLVENMPDGNAQRPGDVVTSMSGQTIEVINTDAEGRLVLCDALTWGQKEFSPKTVLDLATLTGAMVISLGHEQAGFFTNSDDLAEDLIKASKKSGDKLWRQPLGEAYDRLIDSPIADMKNVGPREAGSITAAQFLQRFIEDGVDWAHLDIAGMAWSDKAKPTIDKGATGFGVRVLDMYVQRELED; from the coding sequence ATGCAGATCCAGTTCGCCACCGCCCGCCCCGATGCAGACCATGTGCTGGTGCTGCCCGCGACGGCCAGCGACGATGCGGCGCTGAAGGACCTGCCCGGCGTGGTGAAGGCGCTCGAGAAGCAGCGCTTCGAGGGCAAGCGCGGCAAGTCGGCGACCGCCTGGATCGGCGATGACGGCCAGCGCCTGCTCGTCGTCGGCGTGGGCGAGGGCGAGGGGCTCGACCTCGAGACGCTGGGCGCCACCATCCCCGCACAGCTCGCGACCTCGGGCGAAACGCATGCCGTGCTCGACCTGTCGTCGATGGACATCCACGCCGATGCCGCCGCGCGCGCCGCTCTGGGTGCTGTCAACCGCGCGTGGAATTTCGACCATCGCACGAAGAAGAAGGACGAGGAAAAGGTCACGCTCGAGACGCTGACCATCGTCGGTGCGCCGCACGAGGCCAAGGAGCTGTGGGAGGAACGCTACCAGCCGCTGTCGAAGGGCATCGCGCTGACCCGCGAGCTGGTCACCGAGCCGGCCAACATCATCTACCCCGAGAGCTTCGTCGAACGCGTGAAAAGCCATGCCGAGGGCACCGGGCTTGTCGTCGAGGCGCTCGACGAGAAGGAAATGGAAAAGCTCGGCATGGGCGCGCTCCTCGGCGTGGCGCAGGGCTCGGTGCGCAAGCCGCGCCTGCTCGTCATGAAGTGGATGGGCGGCGAGGGCGACGACGTGCCCCTGCTGCTCGTCGGCAAGGGCGTGACCTTCGACACGGGCGGCATTTCGATCAAGCCGGCCGCAGGCATGGAATCGATGAAGTGGGACATGGGCGGCGCTGGCGCCGTGTCGGGTGCGATGCTCGCGCTGGCGGCGCGTGAAGCCAAGGCCAATGTCGTCGGCATCTGCGGCCTCGTCGAGAACATGCCCGACGGCAATGCGCAGCGTCCGGGCGACGTCGTCACGTCGATGTCGGGCCAGACCATCGAGGTCATCAACACCGACGCCGAAGGGCGTCTCGTCCTGTGCGACGCGCTGACCTGGGGACAGAAGGAATTCAGCCCCAAGACCGTGCTCGACCTCGCCACGCTGACCGGCGCGATGGTCATCAGCCTCGGCCATGAACAGGCAGGCTTCTTCACCAATTCGGACGACCTTGCCGAGGACCTCATCAAGGCCTCGAAGAAGTCGGGCGACAAGCTGTGGCGCCAGCCGCTCGGCGAGGCCTATGACCGCCTCATCGACTCGCCCATCGCCGACATGAAGAATGTCGGCCCGCGCGAGGCCGGTTCGATCACCGCCGCGCAGTTCCTCCAGCGCTTCATCGAGGACGGCGTCGATTGGGCCCATCTCGACATAGCCGGCATGGCGTGGAGCGACAAGGCCAAGCCGACCATCGACAAGGGCGCGACGGGCTTCGGCGTGCGCGTGCTCGACATGTACGTGCAGCGCGAACTCGAGGACTAA
- the ndk gene encoding nucleoside-diphosphate kinase, with translation MAVTRTFSIIKPDATRRNLTGAVTKKLEEAGLRVVASKRIHMTKEQAEGFYAVHAERPFFGELVEFMISEPVVVQVLEGEDAVKRNRDIMGATNPAEADEGTIRKEYALSIGENSVHGSDSDENAKIEIDYFFNEDEIVG, from the coding sequence ATGGCCGTGACCCGTACCTTCTCGATCATCAAGCCCGACGCCACCCGCCGCAACCTGACCGGCGCGGTCACCAAGAAGCTCGAGGAAGCCGGCCTGCGCGTCGTCGCCTCCAAGCGCATCCACATGACCAAGGAACAGGCCGAAGGCTTTTACGCCGTCCACGCCGAACGCCCCTTCTTCGGTGAACTGGTCGAGTTCATGATCTCCGAGCCGGTCGTCGTGCAGGTCCTCGAGGGCGAAGACGCCGTCAAGCGCAACCGCGACATCATGGGCGCCACCAACCCGGCCGAAGCCGACGAAGGCACCATCCGCAAGGAATATGCCCTGTCGATCGGCGAAAACTCGGTCCACGGTTCGGACAGCGACGAGAATGCCAAGATCGAGATCGACTACTTCTTCAATGAAGACGAGATCGTCGGCTAA
- a CDS encoding DNA polymerase III subunit chi: MRVDFYQLDGGATGVLVALATKLMGAGERLIVVHDDPAELAGLDRKLWTEAPADSFLAHGVVDEGRDKDQPILLTGRTVAPNSARNIVIADGQWRGAALDYDRAFYLFDEDTIAGARAAWKELAGAEGVERHYWAREEGRWVQKA; encoded by the coding sequence CTGCGGGTCGATTTCTACCAGCTCGACGGGGGCGCCACCGGCGTCCTCGTCGCGCTCGCCACCAAACTCATGGGGGCGGGCGAGCGGCTGATCGTCGTCCATGACGATCCCGCCGAGCTGGCGGGGCTCGACCGCAAGCTGTGGACCGAGGCGCCCGCCGACAGTTTCCTCGCCCATGGCGTGGTCGATGAAGGCCGCGACAAGGACCAGCCGATCCTGCTCACGGGCCGCACCGTGGCCCCCAATAGCGCACGCAATATCGTTATCGCCGACGGGCAGTGGCGGGGCGCCGCGCTCGACTATGACCGCGCCTTCTATTTGTTCGACGAGGACACGATCGCAGGTGCGCGGGCGGCGTGGAAGGAGCTGGCAGGCGCCGAGGGCGTCGAGCGCCATTACTGGGCACGTGAGGAAGGGCGTTGGGTCCAGAAAGCCTGA
- a CDS encoding NADPH-dependent FMN reductase, producing the protein MTKVLAICGSLRDGSFNRAVLDAAAELAPEGMEIEVFTPTDVEMFNEDIENDPPGGAAAMILKAKAADAILIGNPEYNHSLTGVLKNALDWLSRPSAGQPLKDKPAMSVGASPGPVGTARAHAHLRVVAWTIGMRLWPGPEVLVNNCKDKIEDGKLTDESSRKFLGKSLKAFADWIDRLD; encoded by the coding sequence ATGACCAAGGTATTGGCGATCTGTGGATCGCTTCGTGACGGCAGTTTCAATCGCGCGGTGCTTGATGCCGCCGCCGAACTCGCGCCCGAGGGGATGGAAATCGAGGTCTTCACCCCGACTGATGTCGAGATGTTCAACGAGGATATCGAGAACGACCCGCCGGGCGGCGCGGCGGCGATGATCCTGAAAGCCAAGGCCGCCGATGCGATCCTCATCGGCAATCCCGAATATAATCACTCGCTAACCGGCGTGCTCAAGAATGCGCTCGACTGGCTCAGCCGTCCGAGCGCGGGGCAGCCGCTGAAAGACAAGCCCGCGATGAGCGTCGGTGCCTCGCCCGGCCCCGTCGGCACGGCGCGCGCGCATGCGCATCTGCGGGTCGTCGCCTGGACCATCGGCATGCGGCTATGGCCGGGCCCCGAGGTCCTGGTGAACAATTGCAAGGACAAGATCGAGGACGGCAAGCTGACCGACGAAAGCAGCCGCAAGTTCCTCGGGAAATCTCTGAAGGCCTTCGCCGACTGGATCGATCGCCTCGACTAG